In Epinephelus fuscoguttatus linkage group LG6, E.fuscoguttatus.final_Chr_v1, the DNA window ATAATacaaacatcacaaaacatcCCACACCTACTACAATACACATATTACAATACACTAATATCCCCTAAAAATTTGAGGGCATTTAGCTAAGAGTGGGTACAGCTCTGCTTTGGTTTTAGCCTGCACTTGACCTTTGTTGTGAAGGATTTTAAATCTGTAATCAGCTTTATTTTAGTTGGTAGTGTGTTGTGAGCTGACAGCCCTTTATGGAAAAGGCTGATTGTCCAAATTTAGCTTTACAACATGGTATTTTACAATTGCCATTCACACTGCTCCTTGTtactgtcttgtcttgtctgagTTTTATTACTATCTATGCTACATTCTAAAGGTTTTTACAAAGAGGGTTGTTCATGTATCATCCATAGCCTAATTTATAGAACATTTTATTCCtataaaacattgttttttaatggcTGTTGCCAGTATTTTCTCATTTATGGAGTGATAAAAAGAGTTATCCAAAATTCCCTCCGTAAAATCCTTTGACTTTAATATGTCAACGAAATTAAACAAGAATTCTGAACTTGGCTTAATCCaatgttcagatttttgttcTGTAAGTGTCTGCAAATcagtgcatatttaattagTTAATGTTCCATTTGTATATTTAAACACAAAATCCCAGAAAACTCACCTGGGGTGTCTCTCCTGTGTCAGCCTAGTTTCACATTTGAAGTTCAGATCAGAGTTAATGTCCTAGTGATAGCTTTGATGGGTGTAAATCTAAATGACTgactctgaaaacatttgatgtGTGTTGTTGCAGAATGCCGACATTAGACTGGTCGTGATTGGTCAGTCTGCTTATCATCACATAGAGGTAATGGATTTTGTGATTATTGTGAATAAGGTCAGTCTGCCACATCTGTTCCATCATGCTAATTTTAGTTTTCGATCTTGTCTAGCAATTCTGCTCACTGACAGGGTATCCTTATGAAATATACGTGGACCCGGAGAGGTGCATTTATCAAAAGCTTGggatgaagagagaggagaaatttTCAGACTCAGGTAATGCAGTAACAGTTTAAGTTCATGAACGTAGCATATTCTGACATGGTAATTTATAAAGAATTGCATCTGTATATGTTTGTGTAGCCAACCCCAGTCCCCATGTGAAGTCTGGTATGTTTATGGGACAAATGAAGAGTATCTGGAGGGCCATGACAAGCCCTGCATTTGACTTCCAGGGAGACCTGCATCAGCAAGGTGGAGCCATCATTGCAGGACCAGGTCAGTTTGTCTCTGTTTCCTTGTATTTCTGCTAAGTCTTAATTTCTCCTTCTGGCATCACTGTGTTGTATAGGCTACTCTCTCACTCTTTCATCCCTCTGCAGGCTCTCAAGttcatttttctcattttgacATGAATCGCCTGGACCACATGCCCATTAACTGGCTCCTGCAGCTCGCTGGAGTTCAACAGACTCTGGACTTCAGCGATAAGCCAAAGATCATCCATGTGTAGCAGGCCAGCCGCCTGAAATCACGCTTCTCCCCACATCACTGTTATTATCACACATGCAGGGATCTATATGTGTTACATGTTAAGTTACATCACCATTATGCACTGGCAAAATGCTACAAAGAGTGTGGGCAACATCACTCGCTGTAACAGATATTTGTGTCGCAGTATTTCTGAGTCTGTTGTTTATCATGTGTGTAAGCTACTGGTTAGCAACTTGACTGCCTCGCCAAAATCTTGGATAGGTCTAAAACATACCATCTGTGTTAAGTGTAAAAGTttattcttgaccttggaaacagtaGTTTGACGGAAACAGAGTCTAAACTCGAGGTCTCCTTTCTAGTTTTTCAGAGCTGTCAATCACATTTCATGAGCTGCTGAAGTTGAAAACTCTGGGAAAAGCCAGTAATGTCACTTTTCAACCAACATTAAATGGGCTCTGTTCCAGTTTGCGCAACTTATTCTGAACCATTTGAAGCATTcactcatttcatttattttctgtaaccacaTATCCTGTTGGGAGTTGCgtaggggctggagcctgtcccagctgccATTGGACaaaaggcagggtacaccctggacaggtcaccagactatcacagggctgacacataaagacagacaaccattcatgctctcattcacacctacagccaatgaAGAGTCACTacttaacctaacctacatgtctttggactgtgggaggaagccgaagTACCCAgtgaaaacccacgctgacacggggagaacatgcaaaactCTGagcagaagggctcccccaccctgggctCGTGCCAGGAACCCTTGTTGCTGTGAgtcgacaatgctaaccactgaaccACCATGCCACCCTACCGTTCGgagcaaaaataaattggtttaaAGCCCAAAAAGTTGGTACCCAGCTCGAACCGAAAAATAGCAGGTTTACACTGACCTGAAGTGCGAATCGTAACCATATCAGTGAACATGTCATATTCTACAtgttggaaagagaggatggtCAAGTGAGAAAACATATTATCATCAACAGAtggtccatgcttgtttttCGGATGAAGACAAATATCTGTGTTAACATAGGGTGGCACGTTGGTGCAGAGGTTAACATTGacacctcacagtaagagggttcctggttcaaactcaGGGTGGGGGAGGccctctgtgcggagtctgcatgttctccccgcaTGTTATCAGCATggacttcctcccacagtccaaagacatgcaggttaggttaattggtgactctaaattgccctgtagatgtgaatgtgagcatgtctgtctctatgtgtcagtcctgtgatagtctggcgacctgtccagggtgtaccccgcctctctcccaatgtcagctgggataggctccagccccctcgcgacccctaacaggataggCAGTTggggaaatgaatgaaataacagaacaaaagcttGCAGGTAATCAATACAATCTGCTGTACTTCCGCTGTGCATTGTGTAATACCCTCAGGTGATGATGCATCCCTGATTACAGTGGTTCTGCTAAAAAGTGGTTGAAAGTAAAACGCAGGCTAGTTTGCTAGAAagcaccaaggttccaagaGTTCTTGATGAAACctgttcaagaaccagagctaattcGGTGGGAAAGTGGTATTAGTGAACTGAGTAACGTTCTTCTGCTAATTTAGACCGTGAGATATGGTATAAAGCTCTGGAAGAGCTTGTAAGTTGTCCTTGAGGTAAGATTGGTCTGGTGTGAAAGCATGAAtgatgtgtggctgtgtgtgcaaGAGGGACATGAATGCATTACGGTTTGATTTTCTAGCCTACCTTTTCTATCACTTATTTTACTATGTCTTTTATTCTGTAATTCTGTTCTCATACTTGTTGTGAGATGGTGTGCATGATTAATATTTATGAGCACTTAATAACTGGTGCACTGGTGTCAGTGGATCACAGTCTTCTTTTTGTACCCACTTTCTTTATATTGACAGTGTATATTTTACTGCAAGTAAAGTTTAATTGCTGTTTCTTGGCTGTATTTGTCTTGTGTCATACTACTTGCATGCAGCCTGTACCCTTATGCATGATCATTGCCCTGTCATGTCCATATGGGATCTACTCAGCACATATAGGACTACATCCCCCACGTTATCTATACAGCTGGTGCAGATAAACAGTGGAGGTGGACGCTGGACATCCAGTCCTGATACGTCACATGCAGGGGATTCAGAAAGCAAAAAACCTGCCCCTGCTCATAGacgtcaccaccaccaccggaGAGGCTGGAgcagacacacaacacacacgcaGTCCCAGATCATCAGCAGCACAGGAGGCAAGCACCATGCCATAACAACAGAGCGACCAGACGGGGACAAGGCGCCGCACTGCGAAGCGAAGGAGGTGTGTTGCTGCAGCCGCTCAGGAATGTCCACCGTGCAACCCTGAAGACAACATGAAACGCAAGAGCGAGAGGAGACGGGCAGAGTCGAGGAAAAAGCGCTGTGCAGCTCCCAACAGCTCAGAGGCGGAGCCTAACTCTGATATTTACACTGAGATAACAGGTAAGAGGGTCTGCAGGATGAACCCGGTCAACTTTGAGTTTGAGCCCAGTTGGCAAATATGAGGAGAAGCAGACAGCAGACGGGACTGCGCATGCACAGCATTGCGTTTTGAATGTCCAGGGTGTGtgcaaatctgattttttttttcagcttttgaCCTATTATGGCGACACCGTCTGTCCCTTTACCGTCAATGCATTTGGTCTGCATCGAGTATGTGTTCAAAATACACACTATCTGCAGTTCAGTTTTGCTTTGGTACTTTAGAGCAAGAAATTATAACTTATAACGCTTTATCACGATGTGTAGGCGAAGTATAGAGATGGAAAGGTGTGTCAAGGGCTTAAATATCATAGCTGACCCACTGTCAGTGTCGTCCAGCGTACATTTTCACATCTTTCATGGCGTTTTCCTGCCTCTTGTCCATCCTTGCGCAGCTCAAATCCGAGAGTGGGCGGTTCCTCGAAGTGTAAACCACgaatctgattggctgagggATCGCCCTAGCAACCGCTTGGGCACAGTTCCCAGGGCCTATCATGTGTCTCATATGGAGAACTTTAAACTGAAATGGGCGGGGCAGAGTGTAACTGACAGCCCGCGCGTCCAATCACGTAGCGTCCTGCATCTCTGGCAGCCAATGGCGTGCGCAGAACAGCGTAGGGGGAGGAGTCGGGCTTAGATCATTTTTTAGCAGAGTGCGCACTTGCACGCGAAACTCTCCTTCCCTCGACTTCTCTTCCCGTCGCCTGCCAACTTTCTAGTCCCGGAGAGTTAGCTGAagcttaaaaacattttcttaaatcgcttaattttttaaacatcGCTTTATATTGACTTTTTAAAGCCTCGTGCTCAAAATCAGGAGACGTTTTACCAAGTATGCGCAAGTCCTTGTGAAGAAAATCAACCTCGTACGTTTCTCTGCAAAACAGGCATGTTCAAAACTGTGGGCAAGATGACCGCGGATGATGTTTCGTCAAGATGCATTGAGTTTATCAAGGGTGAGTTGCtagaaaacactgtaaaaagtaGTTATAGACAAAGAAGAGCTAATATGGGGGAAATGAGGGGACAACAGAAGTTTGTATGCATGACAAAAGCAAGtaactgcctctgtgtgttgtcgCCCTAcccccctccaccctcctcctccctctcccttctcctcctccagatCAACTGTATTTCGCCATATTAAAGCAAAAGATCAAGAGCACAGCTGAGCGCCACTGCTTCTGCATAGATGAAGAGCTGGCATATGAGAAGTAAGTTATCAGTGTCATCTCATCTTTGCATTTTGGACAGACTCTGTTTGCTCGTTGCTGCATGTGTTATATGCTTTGCCCCTGACCTTTGCTCTTCTTCCAGTGCAATAAAAGACATTTGAAATGACCACACCTTATGGTACCATTGCAGTCCTTTAAAAGTTATCTTTCAGGCCATTAGAGCTGGTGGGAGCAGGCTTGCACATGAGCAATTCAAAATACAGTgatcctttttttaatttggtatTAAATGTTTTGTAGCTCACTATtgcaaaagcaaaatatagaagAAGTAATTTGGTGCACTGCTTTAGATAAACACTAAATGACCCTTTTACTGTTGGAAGAAATCCAAATAACCACAACagcattaaaaattaaaatcaaataaacaaataaaagcaccTTTTTCTGCAGGTCATGGCTGTTTAAATGGGCTGTTGTTAGATCGGCGTCAGGAGAGGACACGACTGACCTTTCAGAGCCCTTTTTGTGCCACTGGTACAAAAAGGACCTCTTGTCTTTGCAGCTTTTTGTCCCGCTCTGAGTGACCCACTCTGGCATCAAATGCTTCCAAATTTAGTCTTTactctgtcagtgtttttactgtttcagTCTGAGGTAGCTGATTCTATCTAGTGAAACATCCCCAGAGACGGTGGCTGGTTGCATAAATAGCCACTCTgacactcttcttcttctccctgtctctcccaGCTTCTATGCGGACTTTGGTCCCCTTAACCTGGCCATGTTTTATCGCTTCTGTTGCAAGCTGACAAAGAAGCTCAAGGTAAAGTAAACCGTTGGTGTTAATTGTACTTCCTGGAGGAAAGAATGGGAGGCAAAACCCAGGTCAATCGATATCTATTCATACCTGTAGTAGATAGGCTGAATAAGGTGGGGTTAAAGATTTTTGCACGACAGCTTTGTCAATTTTTTACAGTTAAATTTATAGCTCCAATATATCTCTGTTTTGTGTCATCACTGTTCCTCTCTGTCAAGGCAGTTGGTATTTGGCGCGTCGTGATTTTCGAGGCTGTCAGGCACAGATTTAGCTGAAGTTTGGACACAGATGATTCAGCCTCTTTCCAGCTCTAGTACATAATTGTCCTATGTGATTAtgccaaaactgtttttatcttAAAATTGTGTTAATTGGCATCCACCGCACCTCCTATGTAGAAAGtcattatttaatttatgaGTTAAAGTCCTCGTTTTTATCCCCATCCATCCTTATTTTGTCCAGCCACTGTGGCTTACTGTAATGTCCACATTTAACCTTTTATATGtaagtcaaataaataaatacgttATCACATGTCAGTTCATACTGTTGCGATGAATATCTTTGCACAGTCCATCACGCTGTCAAGGAAGAAGATCATCTTCTACACCTGTGGAGATCAGAAGAAACAAGCCAATGCTGCCTACCTGATCGGCTCATATGCAGTAAGTGGTGTGCAAACACGCATAGTACATACAGGTTGTGAACTAATAATAAAAGTAGCACTTGCTGattggacatttgtgttttaaGGTGATGAATCTAAACATGACGCCAGAGGAGGCCTACAGTCTGCTGGTGTCCAGGAATTCAACATATATTCCATTCAGGTAACAAGTCATTTGTAATGTATATGTTTCACATTTAATGAGAGTTTTAAAATAAGAACTGCTGCAGCTTGGGCTGAACAGTATATTGTGTTAGTG includes these proteins:
- the prxl2c gene encoding peroxiredoxin-like 2C, translated to MAEALSPITRQVTKENQELWVPSVDYRLEDVEDCLIYDRHGSSVPFKNLYQDRKSVIIFVRNFLCYTCKEYVEDLSKIPKEALENADIRLVVIGQSAYHHIEQFCSLTGYPYEIYVDPERCIYQKLGMKREEKFSDSANPSPHVKSGMFMGQMKSIWRAMTSPAFDFQGDLHQQGGAIIAGPGSQVHFSHFDMNRLDHMPINWLLQLAGVQQTLDFSDKPKIIHV